The window atatagcttgtttgtatatatttctttgcatgttgtctccctcattagattgtaagctatttGAGGGTAGGGacggtcttttgcctttctttggattctcagcacagtgcccagaacatagtaggtgcttcataaattcATACTGACTGACTGTCTGACTGCCTGACCAACTCACAGCCATATACCAGAATCCTCTGGACTGTCCCCTGGACTCAGAGATTAGCCCCCTTCATGGTCACAAAAGTCCAGAGAGAAGTTCTTTGCAGGGACTTCTGTCTTTGGCGGGggttggagggagagaagagaaggggcacCCACCAGCCATGTTCTCGAAGGTGAGAGTGGCTGGAGCATTGCTACGGGAGTCACACTCCTGGTATCGAACCCAAGTCTTGTCTAAATCTTCCATGAAGCCATTCTCGTGGGACCTGGAGGAAAGTGGTGTGGGACCCAAGGTATTTCAGATGCAGGACCAGAGATATGTAGAATGATGAGAAATGAGAGGAGATAAGAAGGAGAGAGGGTGACAGAGAcataaagggagagggaaggaaggagaaagagagcgTTGGATAGAGATATAcattgagaaaggaaaggaggaacgcagggagggaagagacagagagatggatctGGCTACAGAGTGAGAGatgaagagatgaggaagaaggagcAGGAGGACTGACACTGGGCTCTATGGAGGtatttttggttctgtttttgaATCCAGGGGGCTCAAAAGGACTCTGGGAGATGCTTGGTTGGGGACCACCCCAGAAGGGCATGTATGGGCACAcatcacagctagtgtctgtgccCAGGGTCTCCAGGGCTTGGGGCAGTAGGGCAGGGCTTTTTCAGCCAGGGTTGGGGGGGTACAGACTTGAGGATGGCCAGGGAGACATTCTGCTTCCAGGGGCTGTCTTTGCGCATGCCAATCCCGAAGCCGGAGCGGAAGAAGAGTTCTCCTGTGGTCACCAGGTCACACTTCTGTGAAGCCTCAAACTCTAGCACTGCAGAATCCCAGATGAAGGCGTGGAGCTTGCTGGAGGCACAGGAGCAGGGTCATGGGGATCCAGCTGAGGCAGTCACATCTCCTGTGCCCTGTTCCCCTCGCACCCTGTAATACACCTAGAGGctgcagggggtgggggcagtgttATAGGATCTCAGATTTGGAGGTggcagggacctcagaagccatctcgTGCAACCCACtcctttgaggaaactgaggcccagggcaaTTAGGTGAATTGTCTAAGTTCGCACAAGCTGTTCACaccagaggcaggattccaaGTCGGGTGCTCTGTACCCCTCTCCTGAGACCCTCACCTACCTGGTCCTTCCTTATCTAAACCCTTTGGGCTCTGACCTCCCCTCTGCCCAGCACTAACCTGCCCCTGCCTCCCTTAAGGACCTCCAGCCCTGACCCCCGGGTGCCCCCATGGTCCCTAGCCCTCACTTGTCCCGCACAGCCTGGATGGCTTCAGCGGCGCTCTCATAGTTGTGTTTCTCCATATGCCGGTACATGGTGCTCAGCTCTACCTGCCGCCGGAAGTAGATATCCACAGAACTCTGTTTCACCGTGGCATAGATGAATTTGTCTGAGGGGTTCCGTAGCTAGGGGTCAGCAGGAGAGGTGTCAGCAAGGCTGTCTCTGGGCCTCTATCCCACAACCATCTGACTGTCCCTTGTTCCCACCTTAGAGTGCTAGCCACAGAGTGCCCCCAGATACCTCCTGGCCGTGTGGCTCCCACCCCATCGACTGTCTGCAAATCCCACTATTAGCTATGTCTCAGACCTCCTCTCCCCCTGATATCTCCTGGCCCCTCCCTGAGGCCCTGACCCCCTGTGTTCCCTCTTCCAGGGGCTCTGGTCCAGGAATCACAGCGCCTTAGTCCTGCCAGCTAGGCCTGGGTCCTCACTCGGGGGTCATTGATGCCCGTGATGCGTTCTTCTGGCCGGTCCAGCACCAGGAAGGCTGCCAGGTTGGCAGTGTAGGAGGCAACGATGATCATAGCAAAGCCAGCCCAAACCATGCCTAGGATCCGGGCTGAGAAGCTTCGGGGGGCACCTGAAGGGCAAGGGGAGGAACATGGCTGTAGTTGCCACCTGCACTTGGTTGTGGAGCCTGAGAAGTTGGATGTAGGGTCCAGGAGGCTGGGTGGCGTGGGGATCCGGGAGGTTGGGTGCTGAGATCAGAATTCTGGATGTGAAGGTTTGGGAGGCCACGTGTGAGTCTGAGAAGCCAGATGGGGGATAGGCATGCTCTAGGAGCCCTTACCTTCTCCAATCCCAGAGTTGAGCAGGACTCCCCAGGAGAACCACATAGCGGAGGAGAGGGTCAGtgcatcttcttcttcctcctcactgtTCACTTTGAACCGGCCAAAGGGGCTGAGGGGGACAGGAGGGAAAGGGCAGCACTGGCTTTCGGGGccagccccctcctccccaatcttCTACTTTCCTGGACCATAATCCCTATGGtgtcccccatctctccctcccctggcACTGTCCCTCTCAGAtcctgggggaaagggaaatactGTGAGGATGTGAGGTGAGGGCCCGAGGTCGGGGATGTCTCACTCTCACCTAAACCGATCCAGCAGGTACAGCATGACAGCCACTACATGTACAGAGAGCCCGACTAGCAGCCACAGTGTGCTTTGGAAGGGCTGCATGAACGAATCTAGGGTACTCCGAGGGATTTCCtggaagggaggtggaggggggagaggagggagcatGAGGGAGCATCTCTGCCCTCCAGAACAGtcctctctccctgccttttGTTTCTTATACCTTCTCCACTGCCTGTGGGTGCCCCCCGGTCCTTCCCAGGGACGTCAATTTCccaggttcatttttttttttcagggcagtgaggattaagtgacttgcccagggtcacacagctaataagtgttatgtgttaagtgtctgagatcagatttgaactcaggtcctcctgaatccagggccagtgctttatctactgcgccacctagctgcccagtttccCAGGTTCTTACAGGCCCCTTCCCCAGTGTCCAACTGACCTTCTTCACCAGGATGGTCAGTCCCTGGTACTTGAAGGGCTTGGAGAACTCGATGTACTGGGCCCGCTCATTGTTGATGGTCAGTGGGGCCACGATCATGTCCGCCTGCCCGCTCAATAGCTCCCCCATCATTCCATTCCACTCCTTCTTGTTGCTATTGTTCACCTGGGGAGGGGGACATGGACCTTGGAGTCCTGGATCCAGTCCTCACACTGAGTCCTAGCCCTTCCATTCTGCAGGCTGGGCTAGTCCTCTAGCCCTACATCCCAGCTGTTCCTCATTTAGCTGTTTTTTATACTTAGCTCCCAGGTCCCTCAAGGTTGCCTGCCTTGAGGCCTGGaatccctcttcttctttctagACCTATACTCCAATTCTCCTTCCCTCATGGACCCTCAGTCCTGAGCCCCACTCCACCTATTCTCTTTCTTGGTCCTCCTGGCCACCTCCAATTCTCCGGTCACCAAAGCCTGGCCTCTTTATTCCACTTTCTTAGCCCTTTTGCCCACCTACCCGCTCCTGGGTGCCAAACTTGCCATCAGCCACCAGATGGACCTCATAGGTAAAGTTCATTGTTTTGGCCAGGTCGATGAGCAGGTCAATGCAGAAACCATAGCAGCACTGTAGTATAGTGTGGCGgcctgggggggagggagtgtCCCAGGAGAAGATGGTTATGACCACGTGACTGGTAAGCTGTTCCTGCTCTCCAGCAAGAGCAGGCGCCTCCCTTTCTGACCCCCACTCCCCAACCTAGACTCACTGGCACCCGGATGGGTGTCATTTGGGCCTGTGCAGGTGaccttctttattttctctccattaATTGTGAGATCTTCATTACAGGTTTCACCATCTAGAGCTGGTTTCACATACACAAAGGGCTCCTGGTGGATAGTGACAatctgggggaaagaaaaggaggcaaaaacTTAGCTTATGCATCCTTGGGTTCCCTAGAGAACCTTGCCTCCTTTCCCTGACACCCTCCATCCctgcctttctgtctcttctctgtctctgttgtgatctctccacctctccctctccatatgtctgcctctctctttttctctgtctctctgtttctctctgtctctctctgtctgtctctccccctctactTGACCCTTTTTCACTATCTGTCCCAGTATTCCTGTCTCCCCAATTCTCTGTGTTTTCTCACCCCTTCTCCTGAATTATCTATCAACCTGGTCAGTCAAGCCTCATTGGCTGAAGAGAGGGAATTGTGAGGAGGTGGGATAAATTCTCTTGCCTATGGTACATACCTAACTTTTCTATGCCAGCCTCACCTTTAGTCTAGTTGACATTTCATATCCTTCTGGCTTCTCAGTCTCTCCCCCTGGCCAAATGATCTTACGGTCATTGGGTAGGACCTGAAAGGTGGGAGGGTTGTGTGAGGGGGAAGCCAAGAGAGTTCCTGGTCATAATCTCTGGACCTTCAGGCAAAGTCTCTCAACCCTATTCTTAGCCCCACTTACATGGCTCCCGTTGAAAATTCCTACTTGCACCAGTTTTCGGTTCTGCAGGTTCATGATGCTGTAATTGGCAAATTTCCTGTCCCCATCCTCATTGAATTCCACCCGGCCAGTCACACCTTCTGAGTACTTAGAAGACATTAGCACCCTAAGAGACAGGGACAAATAGGGGAGGTTGATTGATAGTCCTTGTCCTGACACTGAGTGCTTTGACCTCCACCTCCATCCACATTCAACCAGGAGCACATTGAGAGGAGGAATTCACCAGCCATAATCCTAAAGTCATACTTTTTCCCATCCCTCATTCCAGGCGTAGTTAGCTTTGAATAAATGTCATAAAATCTGAATGCCtgatgagtgagtgtgtgtgtgtgtgtgtgtgtgtgtttgtgtgtgttccCTACTCTACTGGGTGGATGGGGAATCTATTTTGCTGAGCCTTACATAAAAACATTTGCTCATCAATTATacacccagggggcagctaggtggtgcagtggataaagcactggccctggattcaggaggacctgagttcaaatctggcctcagacacttaacacttactagctgtgtgaccctgaacaggttcactgccctggaaaaaaattatatatgatatatatacatacatacatatatatatatacatacatacatacacacacacacacacacacacatatatatatatatatatatatgtatatataaaacctagaATTTAcctctttggtctgggattctgTTTCTGATGAGTATCATAGAGTTAGATCTGGGAAGGATCTTGGGTcatttttgtagataaggaaactaaggcccaaagaaattacatgatttgcccaaagtcacatagctactaagtggaaaaaccaggatttgaatgaaGGCCAACTCCAGGAATGGGAGCCATTGCTCCTTATGTCACCACACAGGTCAGGAATGTCCCCAAATACCCAGGCTTACTTTATAGCTCTTTGTTGACCTGCCATCTAGGAATTAAGGAAGACCCTCTCAGTAAAATGTTCCCAGCCTATGCTAGAAATCTCTTTGAGAAATCCTGTCATTGTAGTTTCTAGGATCTAGTGAACAAAGTTGggacttctctcttctccttggtGATTTTCTGGACACGAATCCTAGTCTCTTTTCATCTTCCTGGAATAGTCTTCATGTTTTCAGAATGTCCTCAGGAACCCTGTAACACCTAGTCCCCGATCTCCTTGTGTGGGATTTCAGCCTTTATAGGGAGGTAGATTGGGATTCACTGTGCATTTCTTCTCTTGAGGTCTAGCATGGTGGTTTTCAGACAACTGATGAtgataatgtttttgttttgttttgttttggtttttttttgcggggcaatgagggttaagtgacttgcccagggtcacacagctagtaagtgtcaaatgtctgaggctggatttgaactcaggtcctcctgaatccagggccggtgctttatccactgcgccacctagctgcccccagatgataATGTTTTTAATCAGAGAGACAGATGGTGAAGACGATGTTGCTTGAGAGAAGACTGTGGTGATGAAGATCATGGAGTTAGTGGTAATAAAGGTGAAAGTGATGGTGATGAGGAAGACAATGTACAacggagagaggagagagagaaaaaagagataaagagaggagagagagagaaaaagaaaggagagagaaaggagaaaaaggagagagagagtggagggagggaaagaagaagggaaagaaagaggaggtcCATTGGCTCTGGAGGCAGaagttatgagttcaaatcttgcctctaccacttactacttaaggcaactctgggcaaatcactttcccttctctaggcctcagttttctcatctggctCTGTAGACttagagaacctgggttcaaattccatctctgatgctatctgtgtgaccttgggtaactcacttaacctctctgggtctcagtttcctcctgtgtaaaataagACAGCTAAATGAGATGGTCTCTTCCAACACTGATTTGTGATGCTGAGAGAGTGATGATGGTAATAGTGATATATTGGCCATGAAAATAATGATCACAGTCTGAGAATGGCAAGAGActccagttccttcattttacaaatgaattaaaTGAAGTTGGTTATAGGAATAGTAATTAAGCTCAGGTCCTCTTTAACCTGTAccaatggagcagctaggtggcccagtggatagagcataggcctggagttgggaagactcatcttcctgagttcaaatctggcctcagatactgactagctgtatgaccctgggcaagtcacttaaccctgtttgcctcagttgcctcatctgtaaaatgagctgaagaaggaaatggcaaacaagttcaataactttgccaagaaagcccctaatgggttcataaagagttggacatgattgaaataactgaacaacaaaaacctgtACCAGGATAGTAACCTCGTTTAAGATAGCCGTGGTGATGTCCATATATATGACAGTGATTCTGTGGGGATGCTGACACAGCACTAGATTCTACCATCCTATGATATATTGTTGATCATGGTGGAAATACTGAcaaagatgatggtgatgatggagaCAGTGATGGGGATGGTCAGAGTGGCAAAGGGCaaagaaccctggatttagagtcagaagatctaggtttgattcctggctctgacactgacCATGTGACCATAGGCATACCACTTAATTTCTAGGagcctcaaatataaaatagggGGCTAGTGATTCTTGTACTATGTACCTTGAAGGGTTGTATAGGAAAGCATTTTATACTGTAAAttccaaagtgctttagaaaGGTGAAGAAAGGGCTGTTATTAGGGTTTAGGTGAGAAAGTGGGAAGggtgagggtagctaggtggtgcagtggataaagcaccagccttggattcaggaggacctgagttcaaatttggcctcagacacttgacatttactagctatgtgatcctgggcaagtcacttaatcctcattgccctgcaaaagcaaaaaaaacaaaaacaaaaaaagaaagtgggaaggGCTCTGATTGAGATGACCCTCTAGAGTCCTGGTCAGTATGGGATATGctaccctctccctctccttactCTTCTGCTTACCTTTTGAAGAGGGGCCCAGTCTTCCAGATGTTAGTATTACCAACACAACCACGAGGAGGATCTGTGATGTTCTCTTTTTCAAAAAGCTCATGCACAGCTTGGGCTACTACCCCCACAGCATCACTGATGTGTGCAGACTCATTCTTTCCATTGATCAGCTGGAGCCCAATGATACCTGGGAAGGTCCATGTAAGAAATGTAACtgatagagaaagaaatatgcTACCCATCCCCAAGCAGGTCCCAAACTGGTTGTTACTCAGAGACCCATCTAGCCCTTACCCCCTGACCCAGGGTGGGTCCCAAATTGGTAATAGTCCAGAGCTGTGAGCAGGGCTGGGTGCCTGTACTCATGTATAAGACCATCCCCATCATCCTGCTGCCCATTCCAATAGTAACCACTGGTGAAGCCCCCATAGACAGATCCTCCTGGGAACATCCCCAATACGTACCATCTGGGGCGTAGCGTAGAGCATTCCCTGAGATCTCCCGCTCGCCTACGAGCCACACGTACCCAGAGCCTGTCATGTTCAGCATTGCGGCTGCCCGGTACACAGTGGCAGCATCATCCTCGCTGCAGGACAGATGGGGGGGGTGACAAGGGCCAGGGTCCCccaccctccacacacacacatttacaggCCCTTTTCCCAAGTCCTGCCTCCATTCCTCTGGCCTAAATTAATTACTCTGACAACAGTGCAGTTACAAAGCTGGATACAAGGGTagcatttaacattttaaaataactttcatAGACATTTTTTGAGCCTTACAACACTCCTATGCCTTGCATCTGGAATCattatatagtggaaagagtactagacaTGGAgttggaaacctgggttcaattctaAGTTCTGACATTTATTtgctatatgaccatggacaaattactCCATTTCTCTGAGATtaagttatctcatctgtaaaatggggtttttAATACTTGCACTATCTATCTTGCAAGATTTTGGAAAGTGCTTCGTAAACCTTTATATTTATGAAGGTTTAAACCTTTAAACATTATATttgtgtagatatatgtatacatgtgtgtatacacacacatatatcatccAGAACATTTAGTCTTACACTAACTGCTTGTTATTGTTTCCCTATCACAGACCCTCATTGTGCCTGCTTTGATGTCTTTCTTATTGATCATTCCCTACCCCACTCCcttctcaacacacacacacacacactacacgcCACATCAcagcacctcccccccccccccccccccccccgccacacacacacacaaaatgtccCTCTCTCTAAGCTCAGACAAAGAGTCAAGTCCCTAGAACCAGTAAGGCTCTGGGGAGCTTTCCTAAGTGTCATCGCTGAAGCCCAAGGAAAGAATAATTGACAAACCTATCTCTCCAACTTTAGTTAAGCCTTCTGTTGTAAAGTCTGATTGTCTTTTTAAGAAAGATTTCTGTCTTAATGAGGGTTTTCATCACAGGAAAGTGTGTTCTAACATTGCACCAGGGCAacagattttcttgacaaaaggTCCCATTTCAGTGCTCTCATGTAAGGCAGAAGTTTTTTCTTGGACATTCAGACCATTAAGCTTTAGAGAATACAGAAAGTACAGAAACAGAGTTAGTGACATAGAATTGTAATACCCTTTGTTGGGCCCTCCTCTGCTGTACTTTCTCAGACGGTCAAGAGGCATTACCGAATACCTGGCACCATGGTAGacagtgtgtgtgcgtgtgtgtgtgcgcgcgcgcgcacttGCGCGCGCACTTGAGTATGCACTCGCAAAAAGGCATGTGTTTGACAGAACAAAAGACAAGAAGAAACaccaaacagtccctgccctgggTACTTGCTGGACAGACAGGAAGACTTACATCACAGGACAGGGGTAGGATATATTAGCAATGTCACAGGTTCTGAGTAGCTGTCCCAAATTCAGGAAAAACATTGAAGGATTGGCTAGGGTAGATTAAGAGTGtactgggaggggggcagctagatggcgtagtggataaagcactggccctggattgaggaggaccagagttcaaatctggcctcagacacttaacacttactagctgtgtgaccctgggcaagtcatttaaccccaattgcctcaaaaaaaaaaaaggagtgtacTAGGAGGGGGTTTACTAGATATAGCAAGCAGGATGGGAAGGGTGGTGAGTGTatttggggggaggcagagatATGCCCAGGCTAAGATGGGGTACACTTGTAAGGCCTTGGAATTTTTCATATGCTGGTGGGAAACAGACATAGGGAAGAGGTGAGTGCACTGCTAGGGGATCTTAGCATCTTTTCAAACTAAAAACTGACATGGGTATGGAAGGGTGATATAGAAGTAATGGCACAAAACCCTTTAAGTCTGCAGCCCCTTGGGCCCACCCCCATGAGCCTCTTGGCCAGCCAGGATCTTGTCACCCATAGTGAGACTGAAGAGCCATTAGAGGGAAGCTAGAGGAGCTTTTGGGAAAACCTGGAGGCCTTACAGACACCAGATGATGACAGGGTCATTGACTTCAGCTCTAGAAGGGGATTTGGAGGTCAGCTAATCCAActctcatttgatagataaggaaactaaggcacagagaatgAGGGTAGTGATTTTCCAGAAGCAGCCAGAAGGCAGGCTGGGACAAGCAGTGCCATTGCCTCCCTAAATCCTGGATGGGCCAAGTGCAGGTCACCTAGGAAGTTAGCAACAGAGACAGCATCTGAAACCATGTCCTCTAACACCAAGTCTGCTATTTCCACTAGAACGAATTTACCAGGTCTATGAATCTCAGGGTTTTGACAGAGAGGTGCCATAAGTCTAGAGGAGGCCAAATACTgtcccaatttctttctttctttctttctttctttctttctttctttctttctttctttctttctttctttctttctttctttctttctttctttctttttcagggcaatgagggttaagtgacttgcccagggtcacacagctagtaagtgtcaagtgtctgaggccaaatttgaactcaggtactcctgaatccaaggcaagtgctttatccactgcgccacctagttgcccctccttaCTATCTTAATACCCAGTGAGATCCTTGAAGGTAGACAGGGGCCATTTCGTCTTATTAAATCACCGGATCTTTCTTGGCACTAGGCAGGCCTCTGATAAAGGCTTTTAAAATTCCTCAATTTTTCAAACAGGACAGTTTTGGGAGAAGAGAGTAGGGACCCCACTGTGACAGAACACTAAGCACAGGTCTAGGGAAGCATGAAGTGACAACATCAAGAGCAAACAACCATGGTGATATGCCTGGCTTCTCTTTTCACAGTGGTGTTTAGATCAAGCCATTTTATCTTCTCTGGATCTCACTTTCCTCAGGTGCATTAATATTATGGtatgtagagctgaaaggggccctAGAGATCATCTGGCCCAGGCCCTTGTTTTGCAGATCTGGAAATCGAGTCTCAGGGATAGGAAATGTTTTCTTCAAGTTCACAGAGTCAGTAGCTAGTGAAGATATTCCTCTGACACCTAAGCTATCATTCTTTTCCTTGTAATGAGGCTGTTTCCAGAAAGCGGCTGGACTaagagcattttcttttcttttcttttctttttttttttttggtgaggcaattggggttaagtgacttgcccagggtcacacaactagtaattgttaagtgtctgaggctggatttgaactcaggtcctcctgactccagggccggtgctctattcactgtgccacctagatgccccctggaCTAAGAGCATTTTCAACTCTAAATTCTTGGATCCTATGAGCTTAAAGCAATGAGTGCCTAAGTTTACTTCCAGGGCTGTGCTAATTCCATGTGAgcttttacacctcagaaatcagcaaatgccatAAGTCAaggcttgattgattgttttgttaattatctaaacttaagaaagtgatggagagaaatattaatgatgcagattaaacctaaaTGCATGTCCTGCATACATTTCCCCATCCAGCTACCAAAATGGGATtggtaaacatttaccagcacacactTACTTACTTCTCAATGTGGAAAGTAAAACTTTTCCCCAAAAACATCTTTCCATCGTCTTTTTCTAGTGGTCTGGCTTTTGGTGATTATCTGTGTCATCCTCTCCTATTTTTCTTCAGCCTCCATCCCTCCTCATCTTGTCCATCagtccttatttattttttcctttctaaaatccCAACTCATTATGTTTTGTTGCCATCCTTATACCCTTCCCTTCACCCAAGTgtctattcttttttgggggtgggaggtgtaGGATGGACTCTTAGAACAAGGGCAGAGGTTGTGGGAGGTCAGGAAGAACAGAACAAAGGCCAGCCAACTTTGGACATTTAAGCTCCTTCACACCTGGGGAACCCCAACACTGAGACCCCTGCAATTGACACTCCTGGGCAATAATATGCAAAATCTTTTTGGGATGACATGACACTACTAATGTAATTGGCAAAAATGGGCAGCATAGTGTATAGGCAAGAACATTGGATGGGGAATCAAGTAAGAAATCCTGGGTTCTGGTTATCCATCATTTGACTGTGATCTTGAATGAGCTATTTCCCCTTTtggaagggagtttcctcacctgccaaATTTTGGCattgctcttttttccccctggggcaatgagggttaagtgacttgcccagggtcacacagctagtaagtgtttgagtccggatttgaactcaggtcctcctgactccagggccagtgctttatccacttccccacctaaCTGTCCCGGCATTGCTCTTTAAGGCTCCTTACAGCT is drawn from Dromiciops gliroides isolate mDroGli1 chromosome 2, mDroGli1.pri, whole genome shotgun sequence and contains these coding sequences:
- the GRIN1 gene encoding glutamate receptor ionotropic, NMDA 1 isoform X3; this translates as MRLLLLALLFSCSFARAACDPKIVNIGAVLSTRKHEQMFREAVNQANKRHGSWKIQLNATSVTHKPNAIQMALSVCEDLISSQVYAILVSHPPTPNDHFTPTPVSYTAGFYRIPVLGLTTRMSIYSDKSIHLSFLRTVPPYSHQSNVWFEMMRVYSWNHIILIVSDDHEGRAAQKRLETLLEERESKAEKVLQFEPGTKNVTALLKEAQELEARVIILSASEDDAATVYRAAAMLNMTGSGYVWLVGEREISGNALRYAPDGIIGLQLINGKNESAHISDAVGVVAQAVHELFEKENITDPPRGCVGNTNIWKTGPLFKRVLMSSKYSEGVTGRVEFNEDGDRKFANYSIMNLQNRKLVQVGIFNGSHVLPNDRKIIWPGGETEKPEGYEMSTRLKIVTIHQEPFVYVKPALDGETCNEDLTINGEKIKKVTCTGPNDTHPGASRHTILQCCYGFCIDLLIDLAKTMNFTYEVHLVADGKFGTQERVNNSNKKEWNGMMGELLSGQADMIVAPLTINNERAQYIEFSKPFKYQGLTILVKKEIPRSTLDSFMQPFQSTLWLLVGLSVHVVAVMLYLLDRFSPFGRFKVNSEEEEEDALTLSSAMWFSWGVLLNSGIGEGAPRSFSARILGMVWAGFAMIIVASYTANLAAFLVLDRPEERITGINDPRLRNPSDKFIYATVKQSSVDIYFRRQVELSTMYRHMEKHNYESAAEAIQAVRDNKLHAFIWDSAVLEFEASQKCDLVTTGELFFRSGFGIGMRKDSPWKQNVSLAILKSHENGFMEDLDKTWVRYQECDSRSNAPATLTFENMAGVFMLVAGGIVAGIFLIFIEIAYKRHKDARRKQMQLAFAAVNVWRKNLQDRKSGRAEPDPKKKATFRAITSTLASSFKRRRSSKDTSTGGGRGALQNQKDTVLPRRAIEREEGQLQMCARHRES
- the GRIN1 gene encoding glutamate receptor ionotropic, NMDA 1 isoform X6, encoding MRLLLLALLFSCSFARAACDPKIVNIGAVLSTRKHEQMFREAVNQANKRHGSWKIQLNATSVTHKPNAIQMALSVCEDLISSQVYAILVSHPPTPNDHFTPTPVSYTAGFYRIPVLGLTTRMSIYSDKSIHLSFLRTVPPYSHQSNVWFEMMRVYSWNHIILIVSDDHEGRAAQKRLETLLEERESKSKKRNYENLDQLSYDNKRGPKAEKVLQFEPGTKNVTALLKEAQELEARVIILSASEDDAATVYRAAAMLNMTGSGYVWLVGEREISGNALRYAPDGIIGLQLINGKNESAHISDAVGVVAQAVHELFEKENITDPPRGCVGNTNIWKTGPLFKRVLMSSKYSEGVTGRVEFNEDGDRKFANYSIMNLQNRKLVQVGIFNGSHVLPNDRKIIWPGGETEKPEGYEMSTRLKIVTIHQEPFVYVKPALDGETCNEDLTINGEKIKKVTCTGPNDTHPGASRHTILQCCYGFCIDLLIDLAKTMNFTYEVHLVADGKFGTQERVNNSNKKEWNGMMGELLSGQADMIVAPLTINNERAQYIEFSKPFKYQGLTILVKKEIPRSTLDSFMQPFQSTLWLLVGLSVHVVAVMLYLLDRFSPFGRFKVNSEEEEEDALTLSSAMWFSWGVLLNSGIGEGAPRSFSARILGMVWAGFAMIIVASYTANLAAFLVLDRPEERITGINDPRLRNPSDKFIYATVKQSSVDIYFRRQVELSTMYRHMEKHNYESAAEAIQAVRDNKLHAFIWDSAVLEFEASQKCDLVTTGELFFRSGFGIGMRKDSPWKQNVSLAILKSHENGFMEDLDKTWVRYQECDSRSNAPATLTFENMAGVFMLVAGGIVAGIFLIFIEIAYKRHKDARRKQMQLAFAAVNVWRKNLQQYHPTDITGQLNLSDPSVSTVV
- the GRIN1 gene encoding glutamate receptor ionotropic, NMDA 1 isoform X4; translated protein: MRLLLLALLFSCSFARAACDPKIVNIGAVLSTRKHEQMFREAVNQANKRHGSWKIQLNATSVTHKPNAIQMALSVCEDLISSQVYAILVSHPPTPNDHFTPTPVSYTAGFYRIPVLGLTTRMSIYSDKSIHLSFLRTVPPYSHQSNVWFEMMRVYSWNHIILIVSDDHEGRAAQKRLETLLEERESKSKKRNYENLDQLSYDNKRGPKAEKVLQFEPGTKNVTALLKEAQELEARVIILSASEDDAATVYRAAAMLNMTGSGYVWLVGEREISGNALRYAPDGIIGLQLINGKNESAHISDAVGVVAQAVHELFEKENITDPPRGCVGNTNIWKTGPLFKRVLMSSKYSEGVTGRVEFNEDGDRKFANYSIMNLQNRKLVQVGIFNGSHVLPNDRKIIWPGGETEKPEGYEMSTRLKIVTIHQEPFVYVKPALDGETCNEDLTINGEKIKKVTCTGPNDTHPGASRHTILQCCYGFCIDLLIDLAKTMNFTYEVHLVADGKFGTQERVNNSNKKEWNGMMGELLSGQADMIVAPLTINNERAQYIEFSKPFKYQGLTILVKKEIPRSTLDSFMQPFQSTLWLLVGLSVHVVAVMLYLLDRFSPFGRFKVNSEEEEEDALTLSSAMWFSWGVLLNSGIGEGAPRSFSARILGMVWAGFAMIIVASYTANLAAFLVLDRPEERITGINDPRLRNPSDKFIYATVKQSSVDIYFRRQVELSTMYRHMEKHNYESAAEAIQAVRDNKLHAFIWDSAVLEFEASQKCDLVTTGELFFRSGFGIGMRKDSPWKQNVSLAILKSHENGFMEDLDKTWVRYQECDSRSNAPATLTFENMAGVFMLVAGGIVAGIFLIFIEIAYKRHKDARRKQMQLAFAAVNVWRKNLQSTGGGRGALQNQKDTVLPRRAIEREEGQLQMCARHRES